In one window of Rhizobium oryzihabitans DNA:
- a CDS encoding ABC transporter ATP-binding protein: MISVKPGSVTFQNVRKTFGAFTAIPDLSLTIEPGTLVTLLGPSGCGKTTTLRMLAGLEHPTSGRILIGDKDVTILPANERDVSMVFQSYALFPHMTALDNVAYGLQSSGLRKAEAREKAEEGLKLVGLAGMGHRLPAELSGGQQQRVAVARALVLEPQVLLLDEPLSNLDARLRRRVRTEIRELQQRLGFTAVYVTHDQDEALAVSDRIIVMKEGEIAQSGAPRDLYEAPASAFIADFMGEANVVGCEVLSLEGPDALIRVGGVDHRVAARNARPGPAKLAVRPGSISIGQPGGQGLAGRVLHSAYLGGHVEYEVETDIGTLFIVDHAVETSLPPASDVTLGFRNRGIALIQA; this comes from the coding sequence ATGATTTCCGTAAAGCCCGGTTCCGTCACCTTTCAGAATGTCCGCAAGACTTTCGGGGCCTTCACCGCCATTCCCGACCTCTCGCTCACCATCGAGCCCGGCACGCTGGTGACCCTGCTTGGCCCCTCCGGCTGCGGCAAGACGACGACGCTGCGCATGCTGGCGGGTCTTGAACACCCCACCTCCGGCCGCATCCTCATCGGTGACAAGGATGTCACCATCCTGCCGGCCAATGAGCGCGATGTCTCGATGGTCTTCCAGTCCTATGCGCTTTTCCCGCACATGACCGCGCTCGACAATGTCGCCTACGGCCTGCAATCCTCGGGATTGCGCAAGGCGGAAGCGCGGGAAAAGGCGGAAGAGGGGCTGAAGCTCGTCGGCCTCGCCGGCATGGGCCACCGCCTGCCTGCCGAACTCTCCGGCGGCCAGCAGCAGCGTGTTGCGGTTGCCCGTGCCCTTGTTCTCGAGCCGCAGGTGCTGCTGCTCGATGAGCCGCTTTCCAACCTCGATGCCCGCCTCCGCCGCCGGGTCCGCACCGAAATCCGCGAATTGCAGCAGCGGCTGGGTTTTACCGCCGTTTACGTGACACATGATCAGGATGAGGCGCTGGCTGTTTCCGACCGGATCATCGTGATGAAGGAAGGTGAGATCGCCCAGTCGGGTGCGCCACGCGACCTTTATGAAGCACCGGCCTCCGCCTTCATCGCCGATTTCATGGGCGAGGCGAATGTCGTCGGCTGTGAAGTGTTGAGCCTTGAGGGGCCAGATGCGCTGATCCGGGTCGGCGGTGTGGATCACAGGGTTGCAGCACGCAACGCCCGGCCCGGCCCGGCAAAGCTTGCGGTTCGCCCCGGCTCTATTTCCATCGGCCAGCCGGGCGGGCAGGGGCTTGCGGGGCGGGTGCTGCACAGCGCCTATCTCGGCGGTCATGTCGAGTATGAAGTCGAGACCGATATCGGCACGCTCTTCATCGTCGACCATGCGGTTGAGACCAGTCTGCCGCCGGCAAGCGATGTCACGCTCGGTTTCAGGAACCGTGGCATTGCCTTGATTCAGGCCTGA